A single window of Pseudomonas benzenivorans DNA harbors:
- a CDS encoding DUF484 family protein, with the protein MTDQPQAPKPLDSETVAAYLRLHPEFFIDHDELIPELRIPHQRGDTVSLVERQVKLLRERNIEMRHRLSQLMDVARENDRLFDKTRRLVLDLLDTTSLEEVVSAVEDSLRSEFKVPFVSLILFSEAPLPVGRSVSSAEAHQAIGGLLAGGKTICGVLRKHELTFLFGADDAEQVGSAAVVAVSHQGLHGVLAIGSADPQHYKSSIGTLFLGYIAEVLARVLPRFAAPLRSVR; encoded by the coding sequence ATGACCGACCAGCCGCAAGCGCCCAAGCCACTCGACTCGGAGACGGTCGCCGCCTACCTGCGCCTTCATCCGGAGTTCTTCATCGACCACGACGAGCTGATCCCCGAGCTGCGCATCCCGCACCAGCGCGGCGACACCGTGTCCCTGGTCGAGCGCCAGGTGAAGCTGCTACGCGAGCGCAACATCGAGATGCGCCACCGCCTGTCGCAGTTGATGGACGTGGCTCGGGAGAACGACCGGCTGTTCGACAAGACCCGCCGCCTGGTGCTCGACCTGCTCGACACGACCAGCCTGGAAGAGGTGGTCAGCGCCGTCGAGGACAGCCTGCGCAGCGAATTCAAGGTGCCCTTCGTCAGCCTGATCCTGTTCAGCGAGGCGCCGCTGCCGGTTGGCCGTTCGGTCAGCAGCGCCGAGGCGCACCAGGCCATCGGCGGCCTGCTGGCCGGCGGCAAGACCATCTGCGGCGTGCTGCGCAAGCACGAGCTGACGTTCCTGTTCGGCGCCGACGACGCCGAACAGGTCGGCTCGGCCGCCGTGGTGGCCGTGTCGCATCAGGGCCTGCACGGCGTCCTGGCGATCGGCAGCGCCGATCCGCAACACTACAAGAGCTCCATTGGCACCCTGTTCCTCGGCTATATCGCCGAGGTCCTGGCCCGCGTGCTGCCGCGCTTCGCCGCCCCGCTGCGCTCGGTGCGCTGA
- the xerC gene encoding tyrosine recombinase XerC, with product MQSRLDAYLEHLRSERQLSAHTLDGYRRDLGKLLAYCEEQQLSAWTALDTRRLRHLVAKLHQQGQSSRSLARLLSAVRGLYRYLIREGLAQHDPASGLSPPKGERRLPRALDADRTAQLLDGALEDDFLARRDQAMLELFYSSGLRLSELVGLNLDGLDLAAGLVRVCGKGNKTRELPLGRMARQALEQWLALRALAGPVDGALFISQRGRRLGPRAVQLRVRQAGVRELGQHLHPHMLRHSFASHLLESSQDLRAVQELLGHADIATTQVYTHLDFQHLATVYDRAHPRAKRKGDAE from the coding sequence ATGCAAAGCCGCCTCGACGCCTACCTCGAACACCTGCGCAGCGAACGGCAGCTGTCCGCCCACACCCTGGACGGCTATCGCCGCGACCTCGGCAAGCTGCTGGCCTACTGCGAAGAACAGCAGCTGTCCGCCTGGACCGCACTGGATACCCGCCGGCTGCGGCACCTGGTGGCCAAGCTGCACCAGCAGGGCCAGTCCAGCCGCAGCCTGGCGCGCCTGCTCTCGGCGGTGCGTGGCCTCTACCGTTACCTGATCCGCGAAGGCCTGGCCCAGCATGACCCGGCCAGCGGCCTGAGCCCGCCGAAGGGTGAGCGGCGGCTGCCCAGGGCGCTGGACGCGGACCGCACCGCACAACTGCTCGACGGCGCCCTGGAGGACGACTTTCTCGCCCGCCGCGACCAGGCCATGCTCGAGCTGTTCTACTCCTCGGGGCTGCGTCTGTCCGAGCTGGTCGGCCTGAACCTCGACGGCCTCGACCTGGCCGCCGGCCTGGTACGTGTCTGCGGCAAAGGCAACAAGACCCGCGAACTGCCGCTCGGGCGTATGGCCCGCCAGGCGCTGGAGCAGTGGTTGGCCCTGCGCGCCCTGGCCGGCCCGGTCGACGGCGCGCTGTTCATCAGCCAGCGCGGTCGGCGCCTCGGCCCGCGCGCGGTGCAACTGCGCGTGCGCCAGGCCGGGGTGCGCGAGCTCGGCCAGCACCTGCACCCGCACATGCTGCGCCACTCCTTCGCCAGTCACCTGCTGGAGTCCTCCCAGGACCTGCGGGCGGTGCAGGAACTGCTCGGCCATGCCGACATCGCCACCACCCAGGTCTACACCCACCTGGACTTCCAACATCTGGCCACGGTGTATGACCGTGCCCATCCACGGGCCAAACGCAAAGGCGACGCAGAATGA
- a CDS encoding HAD family hydrolase, which yields MTIELITFDLDDTLWDVTPVMQDAEAALRNWLSLHAPRLGAMPVDHLWTIRAQLLDDEPALKHRLSELRRRILLNALESAGYGHEEAVTLAECGFQIFLAARHQVELFAEVHPTLEALANRFQLGVITNGNADVRRLGLADYFQFALCAEELGVGKPDPKPFAEALARAGVKAEHAVHIGDHPSDDIAGAQAAGLRAIWFNPQGKPWQASGAPDAEIGSLAELPALLERWI from the coding sequence ATGACCATCGAACTGATCACCTTCGACCTCGACGACACCCTGTGGGACGTGACCCCGGTGATGCAGGACGCCGAAGCGGCGCTGCGCAACTGGCTGAGCCTGCATGCCCCGCGCCTGGGCGCCATGCCGGTCGATCACCTGTGGACCATTCGCGCCCAGTTGCTGGACGACGAACCGGCGCTCAAGCACCGCCTCAGCGAACTGCGCCGACGCATCCTGCTCAACGCCCTGGAGAGCGCCGGCTACGGCCATGAGGAAGCGGTCACCCTGGCCGAGTGCGGCTTCCAGATATTCCTCGCCGCGCGCCATCAGGTCGAGCTGTTCGCCGAGGTGCACCCGACCCTGGAAGCCCTGGCCAACCGCTTCCAGCTCGGGGTGATCACCAACGGCAACGCCGACGTGCGTCGCCTGGGCCTGGCCGACTACTTCCAGTTCGCCCTGTGCGCCGAGGAGCTGGGCGTCGGCAAGCCCGACCCCAAGCCCTTTGCCGAGGCGCTGGCGCGCGCCGGGGTAAAGGCGGAGCACGCGGTGCATATCGGCGATCACCCCAGCGACGACATCGCCGGCGCCCAGGCCGCCGGCCTGCGGGCGATCTGGTTCAACCCCCAGGGCAAGCCATGGCAGGCGAGCGGCGCGCCCGACGCGGAGATCGGCAGCCTGGCCGAGCTGCCGGCACTGCTGGAGCGCTGGATCTAG
- the sutA gene encoding transcriptional regulator SutA, translating to MSDEDLEQDDLEGADEDDGEELAAAEDDDSGEDSGSDAVAPVKSKAKSKASADADELPSVEAKQKERDALARAMEEFLARGGKVQEVEPNVVSDPPKKPDSKYGSRPI from the coding sequence ATGAGCGACGAAGATCTGGAACAAGACGACCTGGAAGGGGCTGACGAGGATGATGGCGAGGAGCTGGCTGCCGCCGAGGACGACGACAGCGGTGAGGACAGCGGCAGCGATGCCGTAGCGCCGGTCAAGAGCAAGGCCAAGAGCAAGGCCAGCGCCGACGCCGATGAGCTGCCCAGCGTCGAAGCCAAGCAGAAGGAGCGCGATGCCCTGGCGCGCGCCATGGAAGAATTCCTGGCGCGCGGCGGCAAGGTCCAGGAGGTCGAGCCCAACGTGGTTTCCGACCCACCCAAGAAGCCGGACAGCAAGTACGGGAGCCGCCCCATCTGA
- a CDS encoding ammonium transporter: MDNTALTALQYGFDTFYFLVCGALVMWMAAGFAMLEAGLVRAKNTTEILTKNISLYAVASVMYLVLGYHIMYSSPEGGILPSLGFLLGDENGADAVLGGGDDAPYYSARSDFFFQVVFAATCMSIVSGAVAERMKLWAFLAFAVVMTGFIYPVQGFWKWGSGFLNEAGFLDFAGSGVVHMAGASAALAGVLLLGARKGKYGPSGQINAIPGSNLPLATLGTFILWMGWFGFNGGSQLKMSTVEDANAVAQVFVNTNMAAAGGLIAAMIVARILFGKTDLTMVLNGALAGLVSITAEPLTPGALQATLIGGVGGALVVFSILALDKLKIDDPVGAISVHGVVGIWGLLAVCLTNADASLGAQLLGIACIFAWVFVASLIVWSILKAVIGLRVSEEEEYEGVDLAECGMEAYPEFTKS; this comes from the coding sequence ATGGACAACACAGCATTGACTGCATTGCAGTATGGATTTGATACCTTCTACTTTCTGGTCTGCGGCGCCCTGGTGATGTGGATGGCGGCGGGTTTCGCCATGCTCGAGGCCGGGCTGGTACGGGCCAAGAACACCACCGAGATTCTCACCAAGAACATCTCCCTGTACGCCGTGGCCAGCGTCATGTACCTGGTGCTTGGCTACCACATCATGTACTCCAGCCCCGAGGGCGGCATCCTGCCGAGCCTGGGCTTCCTGCTCGGCGACGAGAACGGCGCCGATGCGGTGCTCGGCGGTGGCGATGACGCGCCTTACTACTCGGCCCGTTCCGACTTCTTCTTCCAGGTAGTGTTCGCCGCCACCTGCATGTCGATCGTCTCCGGCGCGGTGGCCGAGCGCATGAAACTGTGGGCGTTCCTCGCCTTCGCGGTGGTCATGACCGGTTTCATCTACCCGGTGCAGGGCTTCTGGAAGTGGGGCTCGGGCTTCCTCAACGAGGCCGGCTTCCTCGACTTCGCCGGTTCCGGGGTGGTGCACATGGCCGGCGCCTCCGCCGCCCTGGCCGGGGTCCTGTTGCTCGGTGCGCGTAAGGGCAAGTACGGCCCCAGCGGCCAGATCAACGCCATCCCCGGCTCCAACCTGCCGCTGGCAACCCTGGGTACCTTTATCCTGTGGATGGGCTGGTTCGGCTTCAACGGCGGTTCGCAGCTGAAGATGAGCACCGTCGAGGACGCCAACGCCGTCGCCCAGGTATTCGTCAACACCAACATGGCCGCCGCCGGTGGCCTGATCGCCGCGATGATTGTGGCGCGCATCCTGTTCGGCAAGACCGACCTGACCATGGTGCTCAACGGTGCCCTGGCCGGCCTGGTATCGATCACCGCCGAGCCGCTGACCCCGGGCGCCCTGCAGGCGACCCTGATCGGCGGGGTCGGTGGCGCGCTGGTGGTGTTCTCCATCCTCGCCCTGGACAAGCTGAAGATCGACGACCCGGTGGGTGCCATCTCGGTGCACGGCGTGGTCGGCATCTGGGGCCTGCTGGCGGTCTGCCTGACCAACGCCGATGCCAGCCTGGGCGCCCAGTTGCTGGGTATCGCCTGCATCTTCGCCTGGGTCTTCGTCGCCAGCCTGATCGTCTGGTCGATCCTCAAGGCGGTGATCGGCCTGCGCGTCAGCGAGGAAGAAGAGTACGAAGGCGTCGACCTTGCCGAGTGCGGCATGGAAGCCTATCCGGAGTTCACCAAGTCCTGA
- the glnK gene encoding P-II family nitrogen regulator gives MKLVTAIIKPFKLDDVRESLSEIGVQGITVTEVKGFGRQKGHTELYRGAEYVVDFLPKVKIDVAIADDQLDRVIEAITKAANTGKIGDGKIFVVNLEQAIRIRTGETDTDAI, from the coding sequence ATGAAGCTAGTCACTGCCATCATCAAGCCGTTCAAGCTGGACGACGTCCGTGAGTCACTGTCGGAGATCGGCGTGCAGGGCATTACCGTCACCGAGGTCAAAGGCTTCGGGCGGCAGAAGGGCCACACCGAGCTGTACCGCGGCGCCGAGTACGTGGTCGACTTCCTGCCGAAGGTGAAGATCGACGTGGCCATCGCCGACGATCAGCTGGATCGGGTGATCGAGGCCATCACCAAGGCCGCCAACACCGGCAAGATCGGTGACGGCAAGATTTTCGTGGTCAACCTGGAACAGGCCATTCGCATCCGTACCGGCGAAACCGATACCGACGCGATCTAA
- a CDS encoding accessory factor UbiK family protein, with amino-acid sequence MLPPKALLDALGAHASRLFNGDTPLPRSEFEAQFKALLQSGFSKLDLVSREEFDSQMTVLARTRARLEALEAKVAELEARLESAPQPPAE; translated from the coding sequence ATGCTGCCACCCAAAGCCCTGCTCGACGCCCTCGGCGCCCATGCCTCGCGCCTGTTCAATGGCGACACCCCGCTGCCCCGCAGCGAATTCGAAGCCCAGTTCAAGGCGCTGCTGCAGAGCGGCTTCAGCAAGCTCGACCTGGTCAGCCGGGAAGAGTTCGACAGCCAGATGACCGTGCTGGCGCGCACCCGCGCTCGCCTGGAGGCGCTGGAGGCCAAGGTCGCCGAACTGGAGGCACGCCTGGAAAGCGCGCCGCAACCGCCCGCCGAGTAA
- a CDS encoding YifB family Mg chelatase-like AAA ATPase, whose protein sequence is MSLAIVHSRAQVGVEAPAVTVEAHLANGLPSLALVGLPETAVKESKDRVRSAILNSAFDFPPRRITLNLAPADLPKDGGRFDLAIALGILAASGQVPGAALEQLECLGELALSGAVRPVQGVLPAALAARAAGRTLVVPKANAEEASLASGLTVIAVDHLLELAAHLSGQTPIAPFQSLGLLRQTRPYPDLAEVQGQAAAKRALLVAAAGSHNLLLSGPPGTGKTLLASRLPGLLPPLDEQEALEVAAIQSVASHAPLDAWPQRPFRTPHHSASGPALVGGGSRPQPGEITLAHQGVLFLDELPEFDRKVLEVLREPLESGQIVIARARDKVRFPARFQLVAAMNPCPCGYLGDPSGRCRCTPEQIARYRGKLSGPLLDRIDLHLTVARETTALHAPTSVGSDTASAAAQVASARQRQLGRQGLANAFLDLAGLRQHCALPAEDQRWLESACERLGLSLRAAHRVLKVARTLADLEQVEQIGRGHLAEALQYRGDPQR, encoded by the coding sequence ATGTCCCTGGCCATAGTCCATAGCCGCGCCCAAGTCGGCGTCGAGGCCCCCGCCGTCACCGTCGAGGCGCACCTGGCCAACGGCCTGCCGTCCCTGGCGCTGGTCGGCCTGCCCGAAACGGCCGTCAAGGAAAGCAAGGACCGGGTGCGCAGCGCCATCCTCAACTCGGCCTTCGACTTTCCGCCCCGCCGCATCACCCTGAACCTGGCCCCGGCCGACCTGCCAAAGGACGGCGGGCGCTTCGACCTGGCCATCGCCCTGGGCATTCTCGCCGCCAGCGGCCAGGTGCCCGGCGCGGCGCTGGAACAGCTGGAGTGCCTCGGCGAACTGGCCCTGTCCGGCGCCGTGCGCCCGGTGCAGGGCGTATTGCCGGCCGCCCTGGCCGCGCGCGCCGCCGGACGCACCCTGGTGGTGCCCAAGGCCAACGCCGAGGAGGCCAGCCTGGCCTCGGGGCTGACGGTGATCGCCGTCGACCACCTGCTGGAGCTGGCCGCCCACCTCAGCGGCCAGACGCCTATCGCGCCCTTCCAGTCCCTCGGCCTGCTGCGCCAGACCCGGCCCTATCCGGACCTGGCCGAGGTGCAGGGCCAGGCCGCCGCCAAGCGCGCGCTGCTGGTTGCCGCCGCCGGCTCGCACAACCTGCTGCTCAGCGGCCCGCCCGGTACCGGCAAGACCCTGCTGGCCAGCCGCCTGCCCGGCCTGCTGCCGCCGCTGGACGAGCAGGAGGCCCTGGAAGTCGCCGCCATTCAGTCGGTGGCCAGTCACGCGCCGCTGGACGCCTGGCCCCAGCGGCCGTTCCGCACGCCCCATCACAGCGCCTCCGGGCCGGCCCTGGTCGGGGGCGGCAGCCGTCCCCAGCCCGGCGAGATCACCCTGGCCCATCAGGGCGTATTGTTCCTGGACGAGCTGCCCGAGTTCGATCGCAAGGTACTGGAGGTGCTGCGCGAGCCCCTGGAAAGCGGGCAGATCGTCATCGCCCGGGCCCGCGACAAGGTGCGCTTTCCGGCGCGCTTCCAGCTGGTGGCGGCGATGAATCCCTGCCCCTGCGGCTATCTTGGCGATCCCAGCGGCCGCTGCCGCTGCACCCCGGAGCAGATCGCCCGCTACCGCGGCAAGCTCTCCGGCCCGCTGCTCGACCGCATCGACCTGCACCTGACCGTGGCCCGCGAGACCACCGCCCTGCATGCACCCACCAGCGTTGGCAGCGACACCGCCAGCGCAGCCGCCCAGGTGGCCTCGGCGCGGCAGCGCCAGCTCGGCCGCCAGGGCCTGGCCAACGCCTTTCTCGACCTCGCCGGGCTGCGCCAGCACTGCGCCCTACCGGCCGAGGACCAGCGCTGGCTGGAGTCCGCCTGCGAACGCCTCGGCCTGTCCCTGCGCGCGGCGCACCGGGTGCTCAAGGTGGCGCGCACCCTGGCCGACCTGGAGCAGGTCGAGCAGATCGGTCGCGGCCACCTGGCCGAGGCGTTGCAGTATCGCGGCGATCCACAACGCTGA
- a CDS encoding LysR substrate-binding domain-containing protein, with product MNRHLPPLYALRAFEAAARHASFTRAGEELAITQSAVSRHIRTLEEHFDCRLFERRGRSLQLTESARLLLPGVREGFDALERACTTLRVDDAILRLKAPSTLTMRWLLARLSRFRLQHRDIEVQLTSAWMDVDRVDFLHEPFDCAVLLSSGGFDQEWESALLFTEWLIPVCAPAAAGTGLWDLPRLQEAELLHPTPDRRDWRQWLQAMELSEQVPLKGGQVFDTLELGMVAAARGYGVSIGDLVMVAEDVEQGRLALPWPCAVPSGSSYYLVWPKARRGQERFRLLRDFLLTEVAAMRLPDVERRG from the coding sequence ATGAACAGACACCTGCCACCGCTCTATGCCCTGCGTGCCTTCGAGGCCGCCGCTCGGCACGCCTCCTTCACCCGCGCCGGCGAAGAGCTGGCCATCACCCAGAGCGCGGTCAGCCGGCATATCCGCACCCTGGAGGAGCACTTCGATTGTCGCCTGTTCGAGCGGCGCGGGCGCAGCCTGCAGCTGACCGAGTCGGCGCGGCTGCTGCTGCCGGGCGTTCGGGAGGGGTTTGATGCCCTGGAGCGCGCCTGCACCACGCTGCGGGTGGACGACGCGATCCTGCGCCTGAAGGCGCCCTCGACTCTGACCATGCGCTGGCTGCTGGCGCGCCTGTCGCGTTTTCGCCTGCAGCACCGCGACATCGAGGTGCAGCTGACCAGCGCCTGGATGGATGTGGACCGGGTGGACTTCCTCCACGAGCCCTTCGACTGCGCGGTGCTGCTGAGCAGTGGCGGGTTCGACCAGGAGTGGGAGAGTGCCCTGCTATTTACCGAGTGGCTGATCCCGGTGTGCGCCCCGGCGGCGGCTGGCACCGGCCTGTGGGACCTGCCGCGCCTACAAGAGGCGGAGCTTTTGCACCCGACCCCGGACCGCCGCGACTGGCGCCAGTGGTTGCAGGCCATGGAGCTCAGCGAGCAGGTGCCGCTCAAGGGCGGCCAGGTGTTCGACACCCTGGAGCTGGGCATGGTCGCCGCCGCGCGCGGCTATGGGGTGTCGATCGGCGACCTGGTGATGGTCGCCGAGGATGTCGAACAGGGCCGCCTGGCGCTGCCCTGGCCCTGCGCGGTGCCCAGTGGCAGCAGCTACTACCTGGTCTGGCCGAAGGCCCGGCGCGGTCAGGAGCGTTTCCGCCTGTTGCGCGACTTCCTCCTGACGGAGGTGGCGGCGATGCGTCTGCCGGATGTCGAGCGCCGCGGCTGA
- a CDS encoding NorM family multidrug efflux MATE transporter, protein MQAPLRLELMAILRLAGPLIAAQLAHVLMVFTDTVMMGLLGPQALAGGGLGAAGYSFVSIFCVGVIGAVGNLVAIRHGADDAAGVARLTQNGLWLGWALALVAGLLLWNLQPLLLQLGQAPQSVHGAMQFLSTLVFALPGYMSFMALRGFTSAIGRPGPVMAISIGGALANFFLNYALIKGWFGLPALGLAGIGLVTALVMNAMALLLAWHLLRSPDTAAYALLRGLLRPQWTEMKELLRLGLPIGGTYAVESGLFTFAALCMGALGSSQLAAHQIAIQSVHVAFMVPVGISYAITFRIGQHYGGGRLLEARRAGRLGIGIGALCMFAFAVLFWLAPQWVVGLFLDPLDPGYREVVALAVGLLAIAAWFELFDGIQTIAMGAIRGLKDAKTTFLVGLLCYWAVGAPLAWTLAFPLGWGAAGVWWGLAGGLACAAIGLSLGFEWKTARLLRPAPQQALLI, encoded by the coding sequence ATGCAAGCGCCCCTTCGCCTCGAGCTTATGGCCATTCTGCGCCTGGCCGGCCCCTTGATCGCCGCCCAGCTGGCCCATGTGCTGATGGTCTTCACCGACACGGTGATGATGGGTCTGCTCGGGCCCCAGGCCCTGGCCGGGGGCGGACTCGGCGCGGCCGGCTACTCGTTCGTCTCGATCTTCTGCGTCGGCGTGATCGGTGCGGTCGGCAACCTGGTCGCCATCCGCCATGGCGCCGATGACGCCGCCGGGGTCGCGCGCCTGACGCAGAACGGACTGTGGCTCGGTTGGGCCCTGGCACTGGTTGCCGGCCTGTTGCTGTGGAACCTGCAGCCGCTGCTGCTGCAGCTCGGCCAGGCGCCGCAAAGCGTGCACGGCGCCATGCAGTTCCTGTCCACGCTGGTGTTCGCCCTGCCCGGCTACATGAGCTTCATGGCCCTGCGCGGCTTCACCAGCGCCATCGGCAGGCCCGGGCCGGTGATGGCCATCAGCATCGGCGGCGCCCTGGCCAACTTCTTCCTCAACTACGCGCTGATCAAGGGCTGGTTCGGCCTGCCGGCGCTGGGTCTGGCCGGCATCGGCCTGGTCACGGCGCTGGTGATGAACGCCATGGCCCTGCTGCTCGCCTGGCACCTGCTGCGCAGCCCGGATACGGCGGCCTACGCCCTGTTGCGCGGCCTGCTGCGCCCGCAGTGGACGGAAATGAAGGAACTGCTGCGCCTGGGCCTGCCGATCGGCGGCACCTATGCGGTGGAATCCGGGCTGTTTACTTTCGCCGCCCTGTGCATGGGCGCGCTCGGCAGCAGCCAGCTGGCCGCCCACCAGATCGCCATCCAGTCGGTGCACGTGGCCTTCATGGTGCCGGTGGGCATTTCCTACGCCATCACCTTCCGCATCGGCCAGCACTACGGCGGCGGCCGCCTGCTCGAGGCGCGCCGGGCCGGGCGCCTGGGCATCGGCATCGGCGCCCTGTGCATGTTCGCCTTCGCCGTGCTGTTCTGGCTGGCGCCGCAGTGGGTGGTGGGCCTGTTTCTCGATCCGCTCGACCCGGGCTACCGCGAGGTGGTCGCCCTGGCCGTCGGCCTGCTGGCCATCGCCGCCTGGTTCGAGCTGTTCGACGGCATCCAGACCATCGCCATGGGCGCGATTCGCGGCCTCAAGGATGCCAAGACCACCTTTCTGGTCGGGCTCCTGTGCTATTGGGCGGTCGGGGCGCCCCTGGCCTGGACCCTGGCCTTCCCGCTGGGCTGGGGCGCCGCGGGAGTCTGGTGGGGACTGGCCGGGGGCCTGGCCTGCGCGGCGATCGGCCTGAGCCTGGGCTTCGAGTGGAAGACGGCGCGCCTGCTGCGGCCGGCGCCGCAGCAGGCGTTGCTGATCTAG
- a CDS encoding putative bifunctional diguanylate cyclase/phosphodiesterase yields the protein MAAPVQSLRLLLLTESAPWIVRLREQLCALGVAHGLITAPSWAAASGLFEGAGHALLLCTPAQLPAAGLCTLPIVLLLEHEPEPAKVPAGVCDWLVAETFNADALRRCLRYAGERSGLQASLRRLTEQDALTGVANRQGFHALLAARLGEAGGAGLALGHLDLDNFRSVNDALGHQAGDRLILQLVARLQAQLQAGDQLARLGSDEFALLLDARGGPGRIDRLAERLSEALAEPYWVDGESLLLGCSLGLVHGRAGGSADALMWHAHMAMQQAKGQQGCTYHVFDERTQRAARSRAEQEGDLRRALRRDELELHYQPRLCLKSGQVVGLEALVRWRHGERGLLAPSEFVPLAEESGLIVPLGYWVIARALRDMQWLRGRGLPPLHMAVNLSFRQFQDSQLLATLGRLIEERGVEAQWLEFELTETAVMRRSDQVQQTMLALGRLGVRFSLDDFGTGFSSFVHLNSLPITLLKIDKSFVAGMAGRPENRQLVRAMINLAHNLDLEVVAEGVETPELLALLRQFGCDQVQGYLISRALPLSELARFLVFGQRQALLGTPLA from the coding sequence GTGGCCGCGCCCGTTCAATCCCTGCGTTTGCTCCTGCTGACCGAGTCGGCGCCCTGGATCGTGCGGCTGCGCGAGCAGTTGTGCGCCCTGGGCGTCGCCCATGGCCTGATCACCGCGCCTTCCTGGGCGGCGGCCAGCGGTCTGTTCGAGGGGGCCGGCCATGCGCTGCTGCTGTGCACCCCCGCGCAGTTGCCGGCGGCGGGGCTCTGCACTCTGCCGATCGTGCTGCTGCTGGAGCACGAGCCCGAGCCGGCCAAGGTCCCTGCCGGCGTCTGCGACTGGCTGGTGGCCGAGACCTTCAACGCCGACGCCCTGCGTCGCTGCCTGCGCTATGCCGGTGAGCGCAGTGGCCTGCAGGCCAGCCTGCGACGCCTGACCGAGCAGGATGCCTTGACCGGCGTGGCCAACCGTCAGGGCTTCCATGCCCTGCTGGCGGCGCGCCTGGGTGAAGCCGGCGGTGCCGGACTGGCCCTCGGCCACCTGGATCTGGACAACTTCCGCAGCGTCAACGACGCCCTCGGCCACCAGGCCGGCGATCGCCTGATCCTGCAACTGGTGGCGCGGCTGCAGGCGCAGCTCCAGGCCGGTGACCAACTGGCGCGCCTGGGCAGCGACGAGTTCGCCCTGCTGCTCGATGCCCGCGGCGGCCCCGGGCGCATCGATCGCCTGGCCGAGAGGCTCAGTGAGGCGCTGGCCGAGCCCTATTGGGTCGACGGCGAAAGCCTGTTGCTGGGCTGCAGCCTGGGGCTGGTGCATGGCCGCGCCGGGGGCAGCGCCGATGCGCTGATGTGGCACGCGCACATGGCCATGCAGCAGGCCAAGGGGCAGCAGGGCTGCACCTACCATGTGTTCGACGAGCGCACCCAGCGCGCCGCGCGCAGCCGGGCGGAGCAGGAAGGCGACTTGCGCCGGGCCCTGCGCCGCGACGAGCTGGAGCTGCACTATCAGCCGCGGCTGTGTCTGAAGAGCGGCCAGGTCGTCGGCCTCGAGGCGCTGGTACGCTGGCGGCACGGCGAGCGTGGCCTGTTGGCCCCGAGCGAGTTCGTGCCGCTGGCCGAGGAAAGTGGACTGATCGTGCCGCTCGGCTACTGGGTGATCGCCCGCGCCCTGCGTGACATGCAGTGGCTGCGCGGGCGCGGCCTGCCGCCCCTGCACATGGCCGTCAACCTTTCGTTCCGCCAGTTCCAGGACAGTCAGCTGCTGGCCACCCTGGGCCGGCTGATTGAGGAGCGCGGCGTGGAAGCGCAGTGGCTGGAGTTCGAGCTGACGGAAACTGCGGTGATGCGGCGCAGCGATCAGGTGCAGCAAACCATGCTGGCCCTGGGACGACTCGGCGTGCGTTTCTCCCTGGACGACTTCGGCACCGGCTTCTCCTCCTTCGTCCATCTCAACAGCCTGCCGATCACCCTGTTGAAGATCGACAAGAGCTTCGTCGCCGGCATGGCCGGGCGCCCGGAGAACCGTCAACTGGTGCGGGCGATGATCAACCTGGCGCACAACCTCGATCTCGAAGTGGTCGCCGAGGGCGTGGAAACCCCCGAGCTATTGGCCCTGTTGCGCCAGTTCGGCTGCGATCAGGTGCAGGGCTACCTGATCAGCAGGGCCCTGCCGCTGAGCGAGCTGGCGCGCTTTTTGGTCTTCGGTCAGCGTCAGGCCCTGCTCGGTACGCCACTGGCCTAG